The Bacteroidota bacterium genome segment TTTAATTTGCTTCACCTTACTTGCAGGGCTTTTGTCAGCCCAAGGACAGAAAACGGTTAAATTAAACCCTCCGGATTTGACCAGGGGATATCCTGTTATGAAAGCATTGTCATTAAGAGCCTCAGACAGTCAATTTGATACTGCCCCCTTAAAACTTCAGGATTTATCTGATTTATTATGGGCAGCTAATGGCATCAACCGGCCTGCAATAGGGAAACGTACGGCGCCTTCCGCAATGAATGCACAGGACATAGATATTTATGTTTTTCTCGAATCAGGGGCTTACCTTTATAACGCCAAAGAACATGCACTTGATTTAATTGCAGAAGGAGATAACAGGAATCTGTTTGCCGGCAGACAGGAGAAATCTTCTCCTTCAACAATTTTCCTGCTTGTTTCAGATATTTCCAGGTTCAGATTTGGCACGGATTCTTTAAAACTGGTTTGGGCCGCCGAAGATGCAGGAATCGTTTCTCAAAATATCAGCATTTTTTGTGCTTCAGTTGGATTGGCCACCAGGCCAAGAGCCGGAATGAATCAACAAAAACTAAAAGATCTGCTAAAACTGAGAAGTTCTCAGTATCTGATGTTAAATCATCCGGTATCCTATAAAAGGGAAGGTAAATAATTTAATTCCCTTTCGTAAATCCATAAAAAAACTCCTGGCTAAAGTTTATCTTAACCGGGAGTTTTTTTATAAAAATCAAAGATTAATTTTCAAATTGCTTCTTCACAATCTGACTGATCCCTTCCTGCATGGAAATATGTTCTTTCCACCCCAGTTTATGTAAAAGCGAAACATCCAAAAGTTTCTGATAGGTACCATCAGGTTTTGAACTATCCCATTTTATTTCTCCTTCGAATCCCACAATCTCTTTGACCATTTCTGCAAGATGGCCAATGGTCAGGTCGGTTCCCGTGCCAATATTGATATGGCTGATTGGAATAACCCTTTTTGCACTTCCTGTAATCTCAAAGATATCTTTGGCCTCAACTTTTTCCATCAGGTAAACACAGGCATCAGCCATATCATCCGAATGTAAAAACTCACGCAGGGGCTTGCCTGTTCCCCATAATCCTACAGAAACTTTCTTATCCGTACCCTGATATTGAATTCCATATTTATTTATTTTTTCGAGAATGGCTTTTTCATCGGCCTTGCCGTTTACGCCTTCAACAGGATTTTTATCAAAATCTTCACGTATGACAGACCAGTTGTTGTTCTCTAGACATTTTCCCAGGAACATTTTACGGATCAATGCAGGCAACACATGAGAAGTTTCCAGGTTGTAATTATCATTGGGCCCATAAAGATTGGTGGGCATAACAGAAATGTAATTCGTCCCATATTGGAAATTATAAGCCTCGCACATCTTTAGTCCGGCAATTTTTGCCAGTGCATAAGGTTCATTGGTGTGTTCAAGCTCGCTGGTAAGGAGGTATTCTTCTTTAATGGGCTGGGGGCAATTCCCGGGATAGATACAGGAACTACCCAAAAACATGAGCTTTTTTACTCCATTGAGGTAGCTCTGATGAATCACATTATTCTGAATCTGCAGGTTCTCATAAATGAACTGGGCACGGTAAATGCTATTGGCCATGATACCGCCTACCTTGGCAGCAGC includes the following:
- a CDS encoding SagB/ThcOx family dehydrogenase, producing the protein MKRISFLICFTLLAGLLSAQGQKTVKLNPPDLTRGYPVMKALSLRASDSQFDTAPLKLQDLSDLLWAANGINRPAIGKRTAPSAMNAQDIDIYVFLESGAYLYNAKEHALDLIAEGDNRNLFAGRQEKSSPSTIFLLVSDISRFRFGTDSLKLVWAAEDAGIVSQNISIFCASVGLATRPRAGMNQQKLKDLLKLRSSQYLMLNHPVSYKREGK
- a CDS encoding GDP-L-fucose synthase codes for the protein MEKNSKIFVAGHRGLVGSAIYRNLKSKGYDNIITRSHSELDLKDQQAVVDFFQKEKPEYVFLAAAKVGGIMANSIYRAQFIYENLQIQNNVIHQSYLNGVKKLMFLGSSCIYPGNCPQPIKEEYLLTSELEHTNEPYALAKIAGLKMCEAYNFQYGTNYISVMPTNLYGPNDNYNLETSHVLPALIRKMFLGKCLENNNWSVIREDFDKNPVEGVNGKADEKAILEKINKYGIQYQGTDKKVSVGLWGTGKPLREFLHSDDMADACVYLMEKVEAKDIFEITGSAKRVIPISHINIGTGTDLTIGHLAEMVKEIVGFEGEIKWDSSKPDGTYQKLLDVSLLHKLGWKEHISMQEGISQIVKKQFEN